The Thermasporomyces composti region CGCAGATCGCGCGCCTGTTCGGACGGGGGTGACGAGCTCGTCAGCGGACGTCGAGGGCGAGTTGCCGCCGTGACGCGTCACGCGACGCCGCCGCCTGACGGCGGCCGGCTTCCTCTAGGTTCCGGCTGGCGTGCTCGCGCCACCAGGCCTGACCTTCCGGCGGCAAGGTGTCGATGGGGTCGTAGTACTCGTAGGTGCGGTCCAGTGCGTCGTCCCCAGGGCGTTCGATGCCGGTCCGGTAGTTCTTCTTCCAGTAGCTGATGCCCAGCGTCGTGTCATAGTGCGCTACCTGGTGCACCCAGCGCTTGCCCACGTACGGCACGTCGCAGACGATGCGCGGTGTAGCGAAACCTGGGAGGTACCCCAGGATGTCGTGCTGGAGCTGCTGTGCCTGCCGCAGCGACACCCGCCAGTGCTCGCTGAACGGGATCATGTCGCACATGTAGAAGTAGTACGGCGTGATCGTCGCGCCGTCGAGGAGCGCGAAGCACAGGTCGAGGAGCTGCTGCGCGGAGTCGTTGACGCCACGCAGCAGGACGCCCTGGTTGCGCACGTCCCGGATTCCGGTCGCCAGCATCGCCTTGGCCGCCTTGGCCACCAAGGGCGTGACCGACTGGGCGGTGTTGACGTGGGTGTGGATCGCGATCATCACTCCGCGCTCATTGGCGATCCTGGCCAGCCGCTCCATCCCAGCCCGAACGTCGTCTTGCAACCAGTGCTGGGGGAGGCCCATGAGGGCCTTGCTGGCCAGGCGGATGTCGCGGATGTTCTCGATGTCGAGCAGGGCGCGCACGAACGCCTCGAGCCTGGGCCACGGCACGTTGGCGACGTCGCCACCGGAGACCACCACGTCCCGGACCTGGGGGTGGGAGCGCAGGTAGTCCAGCATCGCGTCCCAGCGGCTCTGCGGCTTCGAACCGAACCGGAGCTTGGTCACCTGCGGGGTGGAGTTGCCCACGAGGTCCATCCGGGTGCAGTGGCCGCAGTACTGCGGGCAGGTCGGCACCAGTTCGGCGAGGACCTTCGTGGGGTAACGGTGGGTGAGGCCCTCGGCAACCCACATCTCCTGCTCGTGCAGGGAGTCACGGGTGGCCAAGGGGTGGGACGGCCAGTCGGTGCGGCGGTCGGAGAAGACCGGCAGCATGTACTTGCGTACTGGGTCGGCGTAGAACGCCTCGGTCGACGGCACCCGGTCCGGGACCATCGTGTTGAGCATCTGCGGGGGCACCAGCATCGACATCGTCGCGCGCTCGGCCTGGTCCCGCTCGAGGTCGGCGTAGAAGCTGTCGTCGAGCAGGTCTCCCATCACCTCGCGCAGCTGCTTGATGTTCTTCACGCAGTGCGCCCGCTGCCACTGGACGGACTCCCACTCGTCCTTGGTCACATGGCGCCAACCCGGTAGTCGGGTCCAGTCCGGCTCCTCCAAGGGCCGGTACCTGTACTCGTACGGCTGGTCCTGGGGTTGAAGCGCCACGAGCACCTCCGCGTATACCACCCGATCAACGGATGTCGTACTGTCTGAACCGCAGACTACAGAAGAATCTGTAGTGAGAATGACTGTATCCCGCAGAATCTGCGAGGAGGCGTCTCGTGGCCGCGT contains the following coding sequences:
- a CDS encoding KamA family radical SAM protein, whose translation is MVYAEVLVALQPQDQPYEYRYRPLEEPDWTRLPGWRHVTKDEWESVQWQRAHCVKNIKQLREVMGDLLDDSFYADLERDQAERATMSMLVPPQMLNTMVPDRVPSTEAFYADPVRKYMLPVFSDRRTDWPSHPLATRDSLHEQEMWVAEGLTHRYPTKVLAELVPTCPQYCGHCTRMDLVGNSTPQVTKLRFGSKPQSRWDAMLDYLRSHPQVRDVVVSGGDVANVPWPRLEAFVRALLDIENIRDIRLASKALMGLPQHWLQDDVRAGMERLARIANERGVMIAIHTHVNTAQSVTPLVAKAAKAMLATGIRDVRNQGVLLRGVNDSAQQLLDLCFALLDGATITPYYFYMCDMIPFSEHWRVSLRQAQQLQHDILGYLPGFATPRIVCDVPYVGKRWVHQVAHYDTTLGISYWKKNYRTGIERPGDDALDRTYEYYDPIDTLPPEGQAWWREHASRNLEEAGRRQAAASRDASRRQLALDVR